GCTGCACGATTTCGGGGACGATCCCGTATTACCCGCGCCCACCAGTCGAAATGGAGACTCGATGAGCCGCACTGAGAATCCAACCGAGCCGCGCCGCAGTCTGCTCCCGCCACCGCCGGCTGAGGGCGCCGACGGGCTCTACAGCCAGACCTGGTTTCCGGTCTGCCTCTCCGCCGATCTCGCCGCCGGCCGGCCGCTCGGGTCTGATCTGCTCGGCGGCCGGGTGGTGGCGTTCCGCGGCGCGGGAGGCACGGCACGGGTGGTCAGCGCGTACTGCGTGCACGTCGGGGCCGACCTGTCGGTGGGTAGCGTCGTCGACGGCCAACTCCGCTGTCGGTTCCACCAGTGGACCTACGACGAGCAGGGTGTCTGCACCGCCACCGGGATCGGTGACCCGGTGCCCGCCGGCGCCCGGCTGTTCTCCTTCCCCACCGTCGAACGGTACGGCGTCGTGTGGGCCTTCAACGGAGTCGAGCCGCTCTTCGAACTCCCGGAGTTGCGCTGCGCCCAGGAGGATCTGGTGCTGCGCACGATGGCCTTCCCGCACGCGCTGGACTCGGACCCGTGGGTGATCACCGCGCAGACGATGGACCTGCAGCACTTCTCGCAGCAGCACGACTTCGAGTTGTTGCAGGAACCCGGGTCGACGTTGTCCGCGACGCCGTACTCGATCGGCTGGCAGTTGAAGGGCCGGACCCGCGACGGAGAGATCTACGACGCGCGGACCGAGATCGTGGGGAACAACATCTACTGGCAGAACGGCGAGATCGACGGCCGCTGGTTCTTCTGGGTGACCGGCATCAGCGTGGTACGACCGCAGCGGTGCACCTCGGTCTTCGCCTACGGCACCGATCGGCAGCCGGGGGAGGACGACCAGGCGGCTCAGCAGTTCCTGGACCGCGCGGCGGGAATGATGATGGCCCTGCTG
Above is a window of Micromonospora yangpuensis DNA encoding:
- a CDS encoding Rieske 2Fe-2S domain-containing protein, with product MSRTENPTEPRRSLLPPPPAEGADGLYSQTWFPVCLSADLAAGRPLGSDLLGGRVVAFRGAGGTARVVSAYCVHVGADLSVGSVVDGQLRCRFHQWTYDEQGVCTATGIGDPVPAGARLFSFPTVERYGVVWAFNGVEPLFELPELRCAQEDLVLRTMAFPHALDSDPWVITAQTMDLQHFSQQHDFELLQEPGSTLSATPYSIGWQLKGRTRDGEIYDARTEIVGNNIYWQNGEIDGRWFFWVTGISVVRPQRCTSVFAYGTDRQPGEDDQAAQQFLDRAAGMMMALLEDDAPVLQSIHFRPGLLTESDGALDQFIDYLRKFPRANPSADFIV